Proteins from a genomic interval of Gossypium hirsutum isolate 1008001.06 chromosome A09, Gossypium_hirsutum_v2.1, whole genome shotgun sequence:
- the LOC107889886 gene encoding MDIS1-interacting receptor like kinase 2, translated as MRKLMSKTAAFAIVETYASSAEAVAGVRSSEITSATNNDSESLLAEEKALMETGWWSNYSNIGVHHCTWPGVRCSVAGSVLEIDLSGHGLNGSITPQIGALSKLKSLNLSSNNLRGELPSSLGNLTQLAVLDVSYNEVDSIPFEIEKIENLVALNLTRNLIVDMPSAIGLLTNLTHLIMNSNPLRSIIPPQIWKLKKLRTLHLRNCQLNSSIPPYIGKLKSLVNLHLSSNMLVGPIPSSITNLTNLQSLLLQGNQLNGSIPREIGRLTNLITLALSSNMLVGPIPSSITNLTNLQSLLLQGNQLNGPIPQEIGRLRNLITLALSFNMLVGPIPSSISNVTNLGSLLLQHNQLNGSIPQDIGRLTNLVTLDLSSNKLLGPLPPNLGNLSSLEYLDLYINKINGSIPIEIRNLKRLTNLDLGANNLSGEIPPFLGLLPSLSVLWLDSNLFEGFIPLDIGKLKNLTLLFLSDNKLIGSIPSSLCYLTNLQWLFLDRNLLHGPIPSEIGNMTNLIELHLDSNHISHSIPSSLLHLPNLRYLSMAWNLLEGPISHEIESFKLKHLDLSCNKLTGPIPTQIGNLSNLTYLNLANNNLSGRIPQFGNLTHLSSLDLSQNILTGMIPEFPIYPESLNLSMNSLWGPIPDGLLHFAPDTFTGNKYLCGSVQGFRPCPSSPTVNKERNSKVVKHNLPVVILVPTLLFFVSTFVLVMFILFRRYKAKALKPDPSPTENGDLFSIWNFDGKIAFEDIIKATEDFDMKYCIGTGGYGSVYRAVLPSGRVVALKKLHRLEAEQPTYDTSFRNEIKFLTEIRHKNIVKLHGFCLHNRCMFLIYEYMENGSLFYALSIDEEAVELDWTKRANIVKGVAHALSYMHHDWNHPIVHRDISSNNVLLNLEWEAFIADFGTARFLDPDSSNRTVPVGTYGYIAPELAYSLVVTEKCDVYSFGVLALEILMGKHPGELLSTLSSSSSSSPSSVQNVTLNEILDPRLPPPRGRKMIGDISFIVMIALACLQAKPKSRPTMKLVSQEFLRIKSPISMPLHEISLIQLKNYEL; from the exons atgagaaaactaatgtctaagacGGCGGCTTTTGCGATTGTTGAAACATATGCATCAtctgctgaagctgtagctggag TGAGGAGCAGTGAGATTACTAGTGCAACAAATAATGATTCAGAATCTCTTTTAGCTGAGGAAAAAGCATTGATGGAAACTGGGTGGTGGAGTAACTACAGCAACATAGGTGTTCACCATTGTACATGGCCTGGTGTCAGATGTAGTGTTGCTGGAAGTGTCCTCGAGATTGATCTTAGTGGCCATGGTCTAAATGGGAGTATAACACCTCAAATAGGTGCACTTTCGAAACTCAAGTCCCTCAATCTGTCCTCAAATAATCTTAGAGGTGAGTTACCTTCTTCACTTGGAAACCTTACTCAATTGGCAGTGCTTGATGTTTCTTATAATGAAGTTGATTCCATTCCTTTTGAAATTGAGAAGATCGAGAATCTTGTTGCTCTAAATTTGACGAGGAACCTCATTGTTGATATGCCTTCAGCTATAGGTCTTTTGACCAATCTCACTCACTTGATTATGAACTCTAATCCATTACGGAGCATCATCCCTCCCCAGATATGGAAACTGAAAAAGCTAAGGACTCTCCACCTCCGAAACTGCCAGCTCAATAGTTCCATTCCTCCATATATAGGAAAGTTGAAGAGTTTGGTTAATCTACATCTCTCAAGCAACATGCTTGTTGGTCCAATCCCATCTTCTATCACCAACCTAACTAATCTACAGTCGTTGCTCCTTCAAGGCAACCAACTTAATGGATCCATTCCACGAGAAATTGGGAGATTGACAAATTTGATTACATTGGCTCTATCGTCTAATATGCTTGTTGGTCCAATCCCATCTTCTATTACCAACCTAACTAATCTACAATCGTTGCTCCTTCAAGGCAACCAACTTAATGGACCCATTCCACAAGAAATTGGGAGACTAAGAAATTTGATTACATTGGCTCTATCGTTTAATATGCTTGTTGGTCCAATCCCATCTTCTATCAGCAATGTAACCAATCTAGGGTCGTTGCTCCTTCAGCACAACCAACTTAATGGATCCATTCCACAAGACATTGGTAGGCTAACGAATTTGGTTACACTGGATCTATCCTCCAATAAGCTTTTGGGCCCACTCCCACCAAATTTGGGTAATTTATCCAGTCTGGAATATTTAGatctttatataaataaaataaatggttccATCCCAATAGAAATAAGAAATCTTAAGAGGTTGACTAACTTGGATCTTGGTGCCAATAACTTGAGTGGTGAAATCCCTCCATTTCTAGGTCTTTTACCTAGCTTGAGTGTTTTGTGGCTTGACTCAAATCTTTTTGAAGGTTTCATCCCATTAGATATTGGAAAATTAAAGAATCTGACTCTATTGTTTCTCTCCGATAACAAACTCATTGGCTCAATCCCTTCATCTCTGTGTTATTTGACCAATTTGCAGTGGTTGTTCCTTGACAGAAATCTTTTACATGGTCCCATCCCTTCTGAAATTGGAAATATGACCAACCTAATAGAGTTACATCTTGATTCCAATCACATTTCCCATTCTATCCCTTCATCTCTACTTCATTTACCCAATTTAAGGTATCTATCCATGGCTTGGAATCTTTTGGAAGGTCCCATATCCCATGAAATTGAGAGTTTCAAGTTAAAGCACCTAGATCTCTCATGCAACAAATTGACTGGACCCATTCCAACTCAGATTGGTAATTTGTCAAATTTAACATACTTAAATTTGGCAAACAATAACTTGAGTGGAAGGATTCCTCAATTTGGGAATTTAACTCATTTAAGCAGCTTAGATCTCAGTCAGAATATTCTAACGGGCATGATTCCCGAATTTCCAATTTATCCGGAGAGCCTAAATTTGTCAATGAATTCACTATGGGGTCCAATTCCAGATGGATTATTGCATTTTGCACCCGACACATTTACAGGCAACAAGTATTTATGTGGTTCCGTTCAAGGCTTTCGTCCTTGCCCTTCATCTCCAACTGTAAACAAGGAAAGAAATAGCAAAGTAGTGAAGCACAATCTACCTGTTGTTATTCTGGTTCcaactttattattttttgtctCGACTTTTGTGTTGGTGATGTTCATCCTATTCCGACGATATAAAGCTAAAGCTTTGAAACCTGATCCAAGTCCAACCGAAAATGGAGATTTGTTCTCTATTTGGAACTTTGATGGAAAGATTGCGTTCGAAGACATCATCAAAGCCACAGAGGATTTTGATATGAAATATTGCATTGGAACTGGGGGTTATGGCAGTGTCTACAGAGCAGTCTTACCAAGCGGCAGAGTTGTTGCTTTAAAAAAACTCCACCGATTGGAAGCTGAGCAGCCGACTTATGATACAAGTTTCCGAAATGAGATCAAGTTTTTAACAGAAATACGACACAAGAACATTGTCAAGCTCCATGGATTTTGTCTGCACAATCGTTGCATGTTcttgatttatgaatatatggAAAACGGAAGCTTGTTTTATGCCTTGAGCATTGATGAGGAAGCTGTGGAATTGGATTGGACCAAAAGAGCGAACATTGTCAAAGGTGTCGCACATGCTCTATCTTACATGCATCATGATTGGAATCATCCAATTGTTCATCGAGACATCTCAAGCAATAATGTTTTGTTGAACTTAGAATGGGAAGCTTTTATTGCTGATTTTGGGACTGCAAGATTTCTTGATCCTGATTCATCTAATCGAACTGTACCTGTTGGAACGTATGGATATATTGCCCCAG AACTTGCTTATTCATTGGTTGTGACTGAAAAATGTGACGTATATAGTTTTGGAGTATTGGCATTGGAAATATTGATGGGAAAGCATCCTGGCGAATTGTTGTCAacactatcatcatcatcatcatcatcaccatctaGTGTCCAAAATGTCACGCTAAATGAAATTTTGGACCCTCGATTACCACCCCCAAGAGGTCGGAAAATGATAGGAGACATCTCTTTCATTGTTATGATTGCTTTGGCATGCTTACAGGCCAAACCCAAATCTCGACCAACAATGAAATTAGTGTCTCAAGAATTCCTACGCATCAAGTCTCCAATTTCAATGCCTCTTCATGAAATATCTCTTATCCAGCTTAAGAATTATGAATTATGA